A single window of Actinoallomurus bryophytorum DNA harbors:
- a CDS encoding ricin-type beta-trefoil lectin domain protein → MPRPLFSTPRRGLARLAALAAIPLAAAGVMVGTGTAAHAAVNPGPGFPAHYAAPYVETWGSTSAMASAQAATGLKYYTLAFVIAGNGCTATWNGDTSIDSSGWQTAINNLRASGGDVIVSFGGAAPTELAQACSSVSALQAQYKKVIDTLNLTRVDMDIEGEGVIDDDAANDRRNQALAALQQQYAAAGKHLTVDYTLSTDPGGLPQDGLDLLNNAKSRGLDVNLVNPMTMDYGPTLDMGQTAINAANGLHTQLGKIWTTKTSDQLWAMEGNTPMIGVNDSQNEIFTTGNATTLESFAASHGIQELAFWALGRDKACSTNGQLSDTCSGTPQSAYQFSRTFNAITGGSSGGGGGGGGTGGQITGYGGKCVDVAAASSTNGAAVQLYDCNGSTAQQWTVGSDGTIRALGKCMDVNAPGTANGATVQLWDCTGAANQKWSKGANNSLVSSAGGKCLDATGPSSANGTRLQVWTCTGATNQQWTTS, encoded by the coding sequence ATGCCACGACCTCTGTTCAGCACGCCCCGGCGCGGGCTGGCCCGTCTCGCCGCGCTCGCCGCGATCCCCCTCGCGGCCGCGGGTGTGATGGTCGGCACCGGGACGGCCGCGCACGCGGCGGTCAACCCGGGACCGGGCTTCCCCGCCCACTACGCCGCCCCGTACGTCGAGACCTGGGGCTCGACCTCGGCCATGGCCAGCGCCCAGGCCGCGACCGGGCTGAAGTACTACACACTCGCCTTCGTCATCGCCGGCAACGGCTGCACCGCCACCTGGAACGGTGACACCTCCATCGACAGCAGCGGGTGGCAGACCGCGATCAACAACCTGCGTGCCTCCGGCGGCGACGTCATCGTCTCCTTCGGCGGCGCCGCCCCGACCGAGCTCGCCCAGGCGTGCTCGTCGGTCTCCGCGCTGCAGGCGCAGTACAAGAAGGTCATCGACACCCTCAACCTCACCCGCGTGGACATGGACATCGAGGGCGAGGGGGTCATCGACGACGACGCCGCCAACGACCGGCGCAACCAGGCGCTCGCCGCGCTCCAGCAGCAGTACGCCGCGGCCGGCAAGCACCTCACCGTCGACTACACCCTCTCGACCGACCCCGGCGGCCTGCCGCAGGACGGCCTCGACCTGCTGAACAACGCCAAGAGCCGGGGCCTGGACGTCAACCTCGTCAACCCCATGACGATGGACTACGGCCCGACTCTTGACATGGGACAGACCGCCATCAACGCGGCGAACGGCCTTCACACGCAGCTGGGCAAGATCTGGACGACCAAGACCTCCGACCAGCTGTGGGCCATGGAGGGCAACACGCCGATGATCGGCGTGAACGACTCCCAGAACGAGATCTTCACCACCGGCAACGCCACGACGCTGGAAAGCTTCGCGGCGAGCCACGGCATCCAGGAGCTCGCGTTCTGGGCGCTCGGCCGTGACAAGGCGTGTTCGACCAACGGCCAGCTCTCCGACACCTGCAGCGGCACGCCGCAGAGCGCGTACCAGTTCTCCCGCACCTTCAACGCGATCACCGGCGGTTCGAGCGGTGGCGGCGGTGGCGGTGGCGGCACCGGCGGTCAGATCACCGGCTACGGCGGCAAGTGCGTCGACGTGGCCGCGGCGAGCAGCACCAACGGCGCGGCCGTCCAGCTGTACGACTGCAACGGCAGCACGGCGCAGCAGTGGACCGTGGGCTCGGACGGCACGATCCGCGCCCTGGGCAAGTGCATGGACGTGAACGCGCCCGGTACCGCCAACGGCGCGACGGTGCAGTTGTGGGACTGCACGGGTGCGGCCAACCAGAAGTGGAGCAAGGGCGCGAACAACTCCCTGGTCAGCAGCGCGGGCGGTAAGTGCCTGGACGCCACGGGGCCGAGCTCGGCCAACGGCACCCGGCTGCAGGTCTGGACCTGCACCGGCGCCACCAACCAGCAGTGGACCACGTCCTAG